From a region of the Pseudooceanicola aestuarii genome:
- a CDS encoding NADH-quinone oxidoreductase subunit D, whose protein sequence is MDGSKGFDDALTGEQQIRNFNINFGPQHPAAHGVLRLVLELDGEIVERCDPHIGLLHRGTEKLMESRTYLQNLPYFDRLDYVAPMNQEHAWCLAIEKLTGVEVPRRASLIRVLFSELGRIMNHLMNVCTQAMDVGALTPPLWGFEHRENIMIFCERACGARLHAAYFRPGGVHQDLPDALIDDIEEWAITFPEFLDDLSELLTENRIFKQRNVDIGVVTEEEILEWGFSGVMVRGSGLAWDLRRSQPYECYDEFDFKVPVGKNGDCYDRYLCRMAEMRESTSIIRQAIAKIRECPGDVLARGKVTPPSRGDMKTSMEALIHHFKLYTEGFHVPAGEVYAAVEAPKGEFGVYLVADGTNKPYRAKLRAPGFLHLQAMDHVAGGHQLADVAAIIGTMDIVFGEVDR, encoded by the coding sequence ATGGACGGCTCCAAAGGGTTCGACGACGCCCTGACCGGCGAACAGCAGATCCGCAACTTCAACATCAACTTCGGTCCGCAACACCCTGCGGCCCACGGCGTTCTGCGTCTGGTGCTGGAGTTGGACGGGGAGATCGTGGAACGCTGCGATCCGCATATCGGACTGCTGCATCGTGGCACCGAAAAGCTGATGGAAAGCCGGACCTACCTTCAGAACCTGCCCTATTTCGACCGGCTGGATTACGTGGCCCCGATGAACCAGGAACATGCCTGGTGTCTGGCCATCGAAAAGCTGACCGGGGTGGAGGTGCCGCGCCGCGCCTCTCTGATCCGGGTGCTGTTCTCGGAACTGGGCCGGATCATGAACCACCTGATGAACGTCTGCACCCAGGCCATGGATGTTGGCGCGCTGACGCCGCCGCTCTGGGGGTTCGAGCATCGTGAAAACATCATGATCTTCTGCGAACGCGCCTGCGGGGCGCGTCTGCACGCTGCCTATTTCCGCCCCGGCGGCGTTCATCAGGATCTGCCCGATGCGCTGATCGACGATATCGAGGAATGGGCGATCACCTTCCCCGAATTCCTGGATGACCTGAGCGAACTGCTGACCGAGAATCGGATCTTCAAGCAGCGGAACGTCGATATCGGTGTGGTTACCGAAGAGGAGATCCTTGAATGGGGTTTCTCCGGCGTGATGGTGCGCGGTTCGGGGCTTGCCTGGGATCTGCGGCGCTCGCAGCCCTATGAATGCTATGATGAATTCGACTTCAAGGTGCCGGTTGGCAAGAACGGCGATTGCTATGATCGCTACCTTTGCCGCATGGCGGAGATGCGCGAAAGTACGTCGATCATCCGTCAGGCCATCGCCAAGATCCGGGAATGCCCCGGTGATGTGCTGGCCCGTGGCAAGGTGACGCCGCCCAGCCGTGGCGACATGAAGACCTCCATGGAAGCGCTGATCCACCACTTCAAGCTGTATACCGAAGGGTTCCACGTCCCCGCCGGCGAAGTCTATGCCGCGGTGGAGGCCCCGAAGGGCGAGTTCGGCGTTTACCTGGTCGCCGATGGCACCAACAAGCCCTACCGCGCCAAGCTGCGTGCGCCCGGCTTCCTGCACTTGCAGGCGATGGATCACGTCGCGGGGGGGCACCAACTGGCCGATGTGGCGGCGATTATCGGGACGATGGATATCGTGTTCGGCGAGGTCGACCGCTGA
- a CDS encoding crotonase/enoyl-CoA hydratase family protein → MSYETVSLDRDGRGVATLWLDRAGKHNAMNARMLSDIHAAAQELNTDASVRVVVLAARGRTFCAGGDLDWMRQQFDAAPAERGAQARVLAEMLQALNTLDKPLIGRVHGNCFGGGVGMVSVCDVAIAAEPVQMALTETRLGLIPATIGPYVLARMGEGKARRVFMSGRRFGAAEAREMDLVARVVPLGDLDAAVEAEIAPYLETAPGAVARAKRLARYLGPAITPEVIETSIAELVACWEGEEAPAGIGAFFDKRRPPWQE, encoded by the coding sequence ATGAGTTACGAGACTGTCAGCCTGGACCGGGACGGGCGCGGGGTTGCGACCCTGTGGCTGGACAGGGCAGGGAAACACAACGCCATGAACGCCCGGATGCTGTCCGACATCCACGCCGCCGCACAGGAGCTGAACACCGATGCGTCGGTGCGCGTCGTGGTCCTGGCCGCGCGGGGCCGCACCTTCTGCGCCGGTGGGGATCTGGATTGGATGCGCCAACAATTCGACGCCGCCCCGGCCGAACGCGGCGCGCAGGCGCGTGTGCTGGCAGAGATGTTGCAGGCGCTGAACACGCTGGACAAGCCGCTGATCGGGCGGGTGCATGGCAATTGCTTCGGTGGCGGGGTCGGAATGGTCTCTGTCTGCGATGTGGCAATCGCGGCGGAGCCGGTGCAGATGGCCCTGACGGAAACCCGGCTGGGTCTGATACCGGCCACCATCGGCCCCTATGTCCTTGCCCGCATGGGCGAGGGCAAGGCGCGGCGGGTCTTCATGTCGGGCCGTCGCTTCGGCGCGGCGGAAGCGCGGGAGATGGACCTGGTCGCCCGAGTCGTGCCGCTGGGTGATCTGGACGCCGCAGTCGAGGCCGAGATCGCCCCTTACCTTGAGACGGCGCCGGGCGCGGTGGCCCGCGCCAAGCGGTTGGCGCGCTACCTTGGGCCCGCCATCACCCCGGAGGTGATCGAGACCTCCATCGCGGAGTTGGTCGCCTGTTGGGAGGGGGAGGAGGCCCCGGCCGGTATCGGCGCCTTCTTCGACAAGCGGCGGCCGCCCTGGCAGGAATGA
- a CDS encoding NADH-quinone oxidoreductase subunit C produces MTEALNELGAHIEAKRPDCVAGWDVTHDELNIDVAPANILGFVEFLKTDSTCRFSTLVDITAVDYPDRAKRFDVVYHFLSMYQNQRIRLRVSLREEEMLASVVSIHPSANWFEREVFDMFGIIFSGHPDLRRLLTDYGFRGHPLRKDFPTTGYTEVRYDEVQKRVVYEPVSLVQEYRQFDFMSPWEGAEYILPGDEKQDAG; encoded by the coding sequence ATGACCGAAGCGTTGAACGAACTGGGCGCCCATATCGAAGCCAAGCGCCCCGATTGCGTGGCCGGCTGGGACGTCACCCATGACGAGCTGAACATTGATGTGGCCCCGGCCAATATCCTGGGGTTCGTGGAATTCCTGAAGACCGACAGCACCTGCCGGTTCTCCACCCTGGTGGACATCACGGCGGTGGATTATCCCGACCGGGCGAAACGGTTCGACGTGGTCTACCACTTCCTGTCGATGTACCAGAACCAGCGGATCCGCCTGCGGGTGTCCCTGCGCGAAGAGGAAATGCTGGCGTCTGTCGTGTCGATCCACCCCTCGGCCAATTGGTTCGAGCGGGAGGTGTTCGACATGTTCGGCATCATCTTCAGCGGCCATCCCGATCTGCGGCGTCTGCTGACCGATTACGGCTTTCGCGGTCACCCGCTGCGCAAGGATTTCCCGACCACCGGCTATACCGAGGTCCGGTATGACGAGGTGCAGAAGCGCGTCGTCTACGAACCCGTCAGCCTGGTGCAGGAATATCGCCAATTCGACTTCATGTCACCGTGGGAGGGTGCGGAATACATCCTTCCGGGTGACGAGAAACAGGACGCGGGATGA
- a CDS encoding glutathione S-transferase family protein → MTPILHHVPGSRSLRILWLLEEMGITPEVRPYQIADGSLRAAEYLERSPAGRVPALEIDGRVIYESGAITEYLCETRPDHGLGRAPGDVDRVPFLEAMHYAETMAHIIAGLNLQWVFLRDPAQRSDVVAKIDARRLAGTMAPLEATFARQDHVLASGFSAADTMLGFNFDAAGHFVRLEAFPHIRSWMARMEERPALRRARALDGPQKFYDRDFYAP, encoded by the coding sequence ATGACCCCGATTTTGCACCATGTTCCCGGCTCCCGCTCCTTGCGCATCCTGTGGCTGCTGGAGGAGATGGGCATCACCCCGGAGGTCCGCCCTTACCAGATCGCCGACGGCTCTCTTCGGGCGGCGGAATATCTGGAGCGTTCGCCCGCCGGCCGGGTGCCGGCGCTGGAGATCGACGGGCGGGTGATCTACGAATCCGGCGCGATCACCGAATACCTGTGCGAAACCCGGCCTGACCACGGGCTGGGCCGCGCGCCCGGTGATGTCGACCGCGTCCCGTTTCTGGAGGCGATGCATTACGCCGAGACGATGGCCCACATCATTGCCGGGCTGAACCTGCAATGGGTCTTTCTGCGCGACCCGGCGCAACGCTCGGATGTCGTGGCCAAGATCGACGCCCGCCGACTGGCCGGCACCATGGCTCCGCTGGAGGCGACTTTCGCCCGCCAGGATCACGTCCTGGCCTCGGGTTTTTCCGCCGCCGACACGATGCTGGGGTTCAATTTCGACGCGGCGGGCCATTTTGTCCGGCTGGAGGCGTTTCCCCATATTCGCAGCTGGATGGCCCGGATGGAGGAGCGTCCGGCCCTGCGCCGCGCCCGCGCGCTGGACGGGCCGCAGAAATTCTACGACCGCGATTTCTACGCGCCCTGA
- a CDS encoding carboxyl transferase domain-containing protein, with product MRLQSQVLTGGADFAANRDNHLAALEIVREAAEAAAAGGGQKARDRHLGRGKMLPRDRVAGLLDPGSPFLEVGATAGHGMYDGAAPGGGVIAGVGQVHGQEVMVVCNDATVKGGTYYPITVKKHLRAQEIAAENNLPCVYLVDSGGANLPNQDEVFPDRDHFGRIFYNQANMSAQGIPQIAVVMGSCTAGGAYVPAMSDVTIIVKDQGTIFLAGPPLVKAATGEVVSAEDLGGGDVHTRLSGVADYLAEDDAHALALARRAVAGLNRVRPEGVAWASPENPAYDPEEIIGVVPADLRTPYDIREVIARIVDGSRFDEFKSRFGETLVCGFAHVMGCPVGIIANNGVLFSEAAQKGAHFVELCSQRKIPLVFLQNITGFMVGRKYENEGIARHGAKLVTAVATTQVPKITMVVGGSFGAGNYGMAGRAYSPRLMWSWPNSRISVMGGEQAAGVLATVRRDGIERAGGSWSAAEEAEFKRPTIEMFERQSHPLYASARLWDDGIVDPRRSREVLALSLRACLNRQIEDTRFGVFRM from the coding sequence ATGAGATTGCAATCACAGGTTCTGACCGGCGGGGCCGATTTCGCCGCCAACCGCGACAACCACCTTGCCGCGCTGGAGATCGTGCGGGAGGCCGCAGAAGCCGCCGCCGCAGGGGGCGGGCAGAAGGCGCGGGACCGGCATCTGGGCCGGGGCAAGATGCTGCCGCGCGACCGGGTGGCGGGGCTGCTGGATCCGGGAAGCCCCTTTCTGGAGGTCGGGGCGACCGCAGGCCATGGCATGTACGATGGTGCCGCACCGGGGGGCGGGGTGATCGCGGGGGTGGGCCAGGTCCATGGTCAGGAGGTCATGGTGGTCTGCAACGATGCCACCGTGAAGGGCGGCACCTATTACCCGATCACCGTCAAGAAGCACCTGCGCGCCCAGGAGATCGCGGCCGAAAACAACCTGCCTTGTGTTTACCTGGTGGATAGCGGCGGGGCCAACCTGCCCAATCAGGACGAGGTCTTTCCCGATCGCGACCATTTCGGGCGCATCTTCTACAATCAGGCGAACATGTCCGCGCAGGGCATCCCCCAGATCGCGGTGGTCATGGGATCGTGCACCGCCGGCGGCGCCTATGTGCCGGCGATGTCCGATGTCACGATCATCGTGAAGGATCAGGGCACCATCTTCCTGGCCGGTCCCCCGCTGGTCAAGGCCGCCACGGGGGAGGTCGTCTCCGCCGAGGATCTGGGCGGCGGCGATGTGCACACCCGACTGTCCGGAGTGGCCGATTACCTGGCCGAGGACGACGCCCATGCCCTGGCCCTGGCCCGGCGCGCGGTGGCCGGGCTGAACCGGGTCAGGCCCGAAGGCGTCGCCTGGGCCAGCCCCGAGAACCCCGCCTATGACCCCGAAGAGATCATCGGCGTCGTCCCCGCCGATCTGCGCACCCCCTATGACATCCGCGAAGTCATCGCCCGCATCGTGGACGGATCTCGGTTCGACGAGTTCAAGTCGCGGTTCGGGGAAACGCTGGTTTGCGGTTTCGCCCATGTGATGGGCTGTCCGGTGGGCATCATCGCCAACAACGGCGTGCTGTTCTCGGAAGCGGCGCAGAAGGGCGCGCATTTCGTCGAATTGTGCAGCCAGCGGAAGATCCCGCTGGTCTTCCTGCAGAACATCACCGGCTTCATGGTGGGTCGGAAATACGAGAACGAGGGCATCGCCCGCCATGGGGCCAAGCTGGTGACGGCGGTGGCCACGACGCAGGTGCCCAAGATCACCATGGTGGTCGGCGGCTCCTTCGGGGCGGGGAATTACGGCATGGCCGGACGGGCCTACAGCCCGCGGCTCATGTGGTCCTGGCCGAATTCGCGGATTTCGGTCATGGGCGGGGAGCAGGCGGCAGGCGTGCTGGCCACGGTGCGGCGCGATGGGATCGAACGCGCCGGTGGCAGCTGGTCGGCTGCGGAGGAGGCGGAGTTCAAGCGCCCCACCATCGAGATGTTCGAACGCCAGTCCCATCCGCTTTATGCCTCGGCGCGGCTGTGGGATGACGGCATCGTCGATCCCCGCCGCTCGCGGGAGGTTCTGGCGCTCAGCCTGCGGGCCTGCCTGAACCGGCAGATCGAGGATACGCGCTTTGGCGTGTTCCGGATGTAG
- a CDS encoding NuoB/complex I 20 kDa subunit family protein encodes MGMSTSANTAGADREVATQALNRELQDKGFLVTTSEDLVNWARTGSLHWMTFGLACCAVEMMHTSMPRYDAERFGVAPRASPRQSDVMIVAGTLTNKMAPALRKVYDQMPEPRYVISMGSCANGGGYYHYSYSVVRGCDRIVPVDIYVPGCPPTAEALLYGILQLQRKIRRTGTIAR; translated from the coding sequence ATGGGAATGAGCACATCCGCCAACACCGCCGGTGCCGACCGGGAGGTGGCCACCCAGGCCCTGAACCGGGAATTGCAGGACAAGGGCTTCCTGGTCACCACCTCCGAAGATCTGGTGAACTGGGCCCGGACCGGGTCACTGCACTGGATGACCTTCGGCCTGGCCTGCTGTGCCGTGGAGATGATGCACACCTCCATGCCGCGCTACGATGCCGAACGGTTCGGGGTGGCGCCGCGCGCCTCTCCGCGGCAATCGGACGTGATGATCGTGGCCGGGACGCTGACCAACAAGATGGCCCCCGCGCTGCGCAAGGTCTATGACCAGATGCCGGAGCCGCGCTACGTGATCTCCATGGGGTCCTGTGCCAATGGCGGCGGCTATTATCACTACAGCTATTCCGTGGTGCGCGGCTGCGACCGGATCGTGCCCGTGGACATCTACGTGCCCGGTTGCCCGCCGACGGCGGAGGCGCTGCTGTACGGCATCCTGCAATTGCAGCGGAAGATCCGCCGCACCGGCACGATCGCGAGGTAA
- a CDS encoding NAD(P)H-dependent flavin oxidoreductase: MIATRLTRALGIDHPILSAPMAGVAGGALAAAVSHGGGLGLIGGGYGDPDWLATQLEAAGNAPVGIGFITWKLAERPQVLEVALARTPRAVFLSFGDPMPFASAIAAAGAELICQVQTLDHARRALAAGAGIIVAQGGEAGGHGARRATLTLVPELADLLAREAPETLLVAAGGIADGRGLAAALMLGADGVLCGTRFWAAAEALRPPGHLEQALAATGDATIQTSAVDAARGLDWPAPYRIRVLANEFTDRWHDRVDVLREDAAARADWQAALAEGRTDTASAIVGEGIGLVHDAPPARAILDQMVAQARTLLDGGWQR, from the coding sequence ATGATTGCAACGCGACTGACACGCGCCCTGGGGATCGACCATCCCATCCTGTCCGCCCCCATGGCGGGCGTAGCGGGAGGCGCGCTGGCGGCGGCGGTCAGCCATGGCGGCGGGCTGGGCCTGATCGGCGGCGGCTACGGCGATCCCGACTGGCTGGCCACCCAGCTTGAGGCGGCGGGCAATGCGCCCGTGGGCATCGGCTTCATCACCTGGAAACTGGCGGAACGCCCCCAGGTTCTGGAAGTCGCACTGGCCCGCACCCCGCGCGCCGTTTTCCTGTCCTTTGGCGATCCGATGCCTTTTGCGTCCGCGATCGCAGCAGCGGGGGCAGAGCTGATCTGCCAGGTGCAGACGCTGGACCATGCCCGCCGCGCGCTGGCGGCCGGGGCGGGGATCATCGTCGCCCAGGGGGGAGAGGCCGGCGGCCACGGCGCCCGGCGCGCCACACTGACCCTGGTGCCGGAACTGGCCGATCTGCTGGCGCGGGAGGCCCCGGAGACCCTGCTGGTCGCTGCCGGCGGCATCGCCGACGGGCGCGGGCTGGCGGCGGCGTTGATGCTGGGCGCGGATGGGGTGCTGTGCGGCACCCGGTTCTGGGCTGCGGCCGAGGCGCTGCGCCCGCCCGGCCATCTGGAGCAGGCGCTGGCCGCCACCGGGGATGCCACGATCCAGACCTCCGCCGTGGATGCCGCGCGGGGGCTGGACTGGCCCGCACCCTATCGTATCCGCGTGCTGGCCAATGAATTCACCGATCGCTGGCACGATCGTGTCGATGTCCTGCGCGAGGACGCCGCCGCCCGCGCCGATTGGCAGGCCGCCCTGGCGGAGGGCCGCACGGACACCGCGTCGGCCATCGTCGGAGAGGGGATCGGCCTGGTCCATGACGCGCCGCCCGCCCGCGCCATCCTGGACCAGATGGTGGCCCAGGCGCGGACGTTGCTGGATGGCGGGTGGCAACGATGA
- a CDS encoding acetyl-CoA carboxylase biotin carboxylase subunit → MFDTILIANRGEIACRVIETARAMGLRTVAVHSDVDAGARHVALADLAVPIGGAAPADSYLKGDAIIAAARQTGAQAIHPGYGFLSENPDFVEAVEQAGLTFIGPSARAIRAMGLKDAAKKLMEEAGVPVVPGYHGADQSSDLLAAEADRIGYPVLIKAVAGGGGKGMRLVDRKADFADALTSARGEAQTAFGNADVLIEKFVQHPRHIEVQVFGDGSRAVHLFERDCSLQRRHQKVIEEAPAPGMTEEMRAAMGRAATRAAEAIGYSGAGTVEFIVDGSDGLRADRFWFMEMNTRLQVEHPVTEAITGVDLVEWQIRVAAGDPLPVRQEDLTITGHAFEARLYAEDVPKGFLPATGTLTHLAFPSGLRADTGVRSGDTISPHYDPMIAKVITHGPTRAIALNRLARALRETRVAGTTTNLAFLGALAEHAGFAAGQVDTGLIGREVETLATPPTATPVTLAAAVLAALGLDGTPAPMAGFTLWAPLRRQITLMVEETPAEFAVTSHPDGRHQIDLGAGVVVTARHGPGGWRLDGAPLPPLHRAGDRITVFDGYGQRFELVDPLQRAAAAGAGGDVIDAPMPGLVKSVLASEGQVVTAGDRLAVLEAMKMEHALTAPRDGIIAELMVAEGSQVEAGTPLIRLESETADTPEDPAS, encoded by the coding sequence ATGTTTGATACGATCCTGATCGCAAATCGCGGCGAAATCGCCTGTCGTGTGATCGAAACCGCCCGCGCCATGGGTCTGCGCACCGTGGCGGTGCATTCCGACGTCGATGCCGGCGCGCGCCACGTCGCACTGGCCGATCTGGCGGTGCCCATTGGCGGTGCCGCCCCCGCCGACAGCTACCTGAAGGGCGATGCGATCATCGCCGCCGCCCGCCAGACCGGAGCGCAGGCGATCCATCCCGGCTATGGCTTCCTGTCCGAAAACCCCGATTTCGTGGAGGCGGTGGAACAGGCCGGGCTGACCTTTATCGGGCCCTCCGCCCGCGCCATCCGCGCCATGGGCCTGAAGGATGCCGCCAAGAAACTGATGGAGGAGGCGGGCGTGCCGGTGGTGCCGGGCTATCACGGTGCCGATCAATCCTCCGACCTGCTGGCGGCGGAGGCGGACAGGATCGGCTACCCGGTCCTGATCAAGGCCGTCGCCGGGGGCGGTGGCAAGGGAATGCGGCTGGTGGATCGGAAGGCGGATTTCGCCGACGCCCTGACCTCGGCCCGGGGGGAGGCGCAGACCGCCTTCGGCAATGCCGATGTGCTGATCGAGAAATTCGTGCAGCATCCCCGCCATATCGAGGTGCAGGTATTCGGCGACGGCAGCCGCGCGGTGCATCTGTTCGAACGCGACTGCTCGCTTCAGCGGCGCCACCAGAAGGTGATCGAGGAAGCCCCGGCCCCCGGCATGACCGAAGAGATGCGCGCCGCCATGGGCCGGGCCGCCACCCGCGCGGCGGAGGCGATCGGCTACAGCGGGGCGGGCACGGTGGAATTCATCGTCGACGGCTCGGACGGGCTGCGCGCTGACCGGTTCTGGTTCATGGAGATGAACACCCGCCTTCAGGTCGAACATCCGGTGACAGAGGCGATCACCGGCGTGGACCTGGTTGAATGGCAGATCCGCGTCGCAGCAGGCGATCCGCTGCCTGTCCGGCAGGAGGATCTGACCATCACCGGCCACGCCTTCGAGGCGCGCCTTTACGCCGAAGACGTGCCCAAGGGGTTCCTGCCCGCCACCGGCACGCTGACACACCTGGCCTTTCCATCCGGCCTGCGCGCCGATACCGGGGTGCGCAGCGGCGATACGATCTCTCCGCATTACGACCCGATGATCGCCAAGGTGATCACCCATGGCCCGACCCGCGCCATCGCGCTGAACCGTCTGGCCCGCGCCTTGCGCGAAACGCGGGTGGCGGGCACTACGACCAACCTCGCCTTCCTGGGGGCGCTGGCCGAACATGCGGGTTTTGCCGCCGGGCAGGTCGATACCGGCCTGATCGGACGGGAGGTCGAGACGCTGGCCACCCCGCCCACCGCAACACCTGTCACCCTTGCCGCCGCTGTGCTGGCGGCGCTTGGGCTGGATGGCACGCCGGCGCCGATGGCGGGGTTCACCCTCTGGGCGCCGCTGCGCCGGCAGATCACCCTGATGGTCGAGGAAACCCCGGCAGAGTTCGCGGTGACCTCTCATCCCGACGGGCGCCACCAGATCGACCTTGGCGCAGGCGTGGTAGTGACGGCCCGGCATGGGCCGGGGGGCTGGCGTCTGGATGGCGCGCCGCTGCCGCCGCTCCACCGCGCGGGGGACCGAATCACCGTCTTTGACGGCTATGGCCAGCGCTTCGAACTGGTCGACCCGCTGCAACGCGCCGCCGCGGCGGGCGCGGGCGGGGACGTGATCGACGCGCCGATGCCCGGGCTGGTGAAATCCGTCCTTGCCAGCGAGGGCCAGGTGGTCACGGCCGGCGATCGGCTTGCCGTCCTTGAAGCGATGAAGATGGAGCACGCCCTGACCGCCCCACGCGATGGCATCATCGCCGAATTGATGGTCGCGGAGGGCAGTCAGGTGGAGGCCGGAACCCCCCTGATCCGCCTTGAATCCGAGACCGCAGACACGCCGGAGGACCCCGCGTCATGA
- a CDS encoding NADH-quinone oxidoreductase subunit A, which produces MDEMLREYLPILVFLAVAIALGAVLILAAVIVAVRNPDPEKLSAYECGFNAFDDARMKFDVRFYLVSILFIIFDLEIAMLFPWAVAFKDVSMVGFWSMMVFLGVLTIGFAYEWKKGALEWE; this is translated from the coding sequence TTGGACGAGATGCTTCGGGAATATCTTCCCATCCTCGTGTTTCTGGCCGTCGCCATCGCCCTGGGAGCCGTGCTGATCCTGGCCGCCGTGATCGTCGCCGTCAGAAATCCCGATCCCGAGAAACTTTCCGCATATGAATGCGGGTTCAACGCCTTTGACGATGCGCGGATGAAATTCGACGTCCGGTTCTATCTGGTGTCGATCCTGTTCATCATTTTCGATCTGGAAATCGCGATGCTGTTTCCCTGGGCCGTCGCGTTCAAGGATGTCAGCATGGTGGGCTTCTGGTCCATGATGGTGTTCCTGGGCGTTCTGACCATCGGCTTTGCCTATGAGTGGAAAAAAGGAGCGCTGGAATGGGAATGA
- a CDS encoding hydroxymethylglutaryl-CoA lyase, whose product MPQNVEIFEVGPRDGLQNEARDIPVAEKIALVDCLSGAGFRRIECASFVSPKWVPQMAGSGAVLGGIRRAPGVSYAALTPNLRGFDDARAAGADEVAIFASASEGFSRANINATIAESLERFGPVADAARAAGLPLRGYVSCVSDCPFDGEVAPEAVARVVAALRDMGCYEVSLGDTLGRATPERIAAMLRAVLEELPADRLAGHYHDTAGRALENIEASLAAGLRVFDAAVGGLGGCPYAPGAAGNVATEAVHDRLAGLGYETGLDRAVLTRAAAMARAMRQGAGAV is encoded by the coding sequence ATGCCCCAGAACGTGGAGATCTTCGAGGTCGGACCCCGCGACGGCTTGCAGAACGAGGCGCGCGACATCCCGGTGGCGGAAAAGATCGCGCTGGTCGATTGCCTGTCGGGCGCCGGTTTCCGGCGGATCGAATGCGCCAGTTTCGTCAGTCCGAAATGGGTGCCGCAGATGGCCGGATCGGGCGCGGTGCTGGGCGGGATCCGGCGGGCGCCGGGCGTGTCCTATGCGGCGCTGACGCCCAATCTGCGCGGCTTTGACGATGCCCGCGCGGCCGGGGCGGACGAGGTGGCGATCTTTGCCTCCGCCTCCGAGGGATTCTCGCGCGCGAATATCAACGCCACGATCGCAGAAAGCCTTGAGCGTTTTGGCCCGGTGGCCGATGCCGCGCGGGCTGCGGGGCTGCCGCTGCGGGGCTATGTCTCCTGCGTCAGTGATTGCCCCTTCGATGGAGAGGTGGCGCCGGAGGCGGTGGCTCGCGTGGTCGCCGCGCTGCGCGACATGGGCTGCTACGAGGTGTCGTTGGGCGATACGCTGGGTCGCGCCACGCCGGAGCGGATCGCGGCAATGTTGCGTGCCGTGCTGGAGGAGCTGCCGGCGGACCGTCTGGCCGGGCATTACCACGACACCGCCGGCCGCGCGCTGGAAAATATCGAAGCCTCCCTTGCCGCCGGGCTGCGCGTTTTCGATGCCGCTGTGGGGGGCTTGGGCGGATGCCCTTATGCGCCGGGCGCGGCGGGCAATGTCGCGACGGAGGCGGTGCATGACCGGCTGGCCGGGCTGGGCTATGAGACCGGGTTGGACCGCGCGGTGCTGACCCGCGCCGCCGCTATGGCCCGCGCCATGCGGCAGGGCGCGGGCGCGGTGTGA